GGACGGCCTGTTTCCGGGATGAGCCAGCAGCGGCAGGATCAGGTCGTATATCGTCTGTCTTGGTCATGTATACAAAAAGGCCTCTTTTCGGGCACAACCCTGGGAAAAAATGTATTTGAGCCACTTCACCCCAGGAGTGGAGGCACTCAAGCCATCCAGATAGGGTTCGAATTCCAGTCTGGCCCGGCCGATCTTTTCCGCATCCAGGGGATTTTGATGATCGAGGTAATAGTCGTACTCCAATATGGCCCGCTTGCCCAGATCCAGGGGGGTCAGGAAACCGAAGTCAGCCTGAATACCATGATCATGTGCTATCCGTTCAAGTTCAGTACAGATCCCGGTGATCACCTCCACCCGATGCAGGGGAACGTAAATTAGAAAGGCGAACATGTGCTTGTGTCTGGACATGCGGGCGCTTACAATCCGGAACATGGTCAACCAGACCATGTCGGTCATTTCCGGACGGGCATACAGCTTTGTGTAGAAAGGCCGCAGGTCCATCTCAACCGCCTGGGCCGCGGTCTCCGGACCGGGCTGCAGGACAGCTTCCAGCAGGGGGCGCATCTCCGGGCTGAAAAGGATCTCGTAGGGCGGCTGTTCGCTGTCCAGACCAGCCACTAAATCCAGCCACTCCCCGTCGGCCAGACGGGGCAAACCGAGCATGAGCATGCGAAACAGGTCTTGATCGATCACGCTAATACCCATGGATATAACCGCTTCCCGGGCATAGCTATCGCCAATCATCAAGACCGCATACTCAAGGCCCAGGCTCTGGACCAGGCCGGATCTGACCCTGTCCGCCAACTCGGCCGATGGGGACATGAAGGTGGACAGGTAATGGCCGCCGAGGACACCCAGGGCCAGCCCGATGCGGCGCTGGCTGAGGTCCCGGGCAAAGGCTGCGGCCTCCTCAAAGGTCTCAAAGGGGATGATCAGCCCTTCCTCGTCTGCAGTCATCGGATGCAAGCGGACCCGGGCCTGAGTGCAGATGCCCGGAGCGTCTTTGAGCCGGTGCTCAAAACAAAAGGCATTGGGGGCCTTGCTTTGGTTCAGCCGGAAGAAATCGCCTTTGGAGTCCACAAACTCCATGTCCACAAAGTGGTCGGCGTTCACTCCGTACACATTGGCCCAGGTGGAAAAGAGCCCGGTGCAGACAATGTTGCCGCAGACTGTTGCCGCCGGCTCGGCGGTGTTGGCCCGGAGTCCGTGCCGGACAGCCTCCTGCTGCAGCTCAAATGCGGTCACTCCGGGCTCCACCACAGCTGTCCAGTTTTCAAGGTCGATCTGGATCCCCTTCATCCGGTTCATGTCAATGACCAGACCCTGACTGAAGACAAAGCCAAAGACGCTGCCCCCGTTGCCACGAACCACATAGGGGATATCCCGGTCCAGAGCCACGCGGACCAGGGATGCGACTTCATTTTTGGTCCCGGGCATGGCCACAAAGCGGGGCATGCACATCCCGGCCAAAGGATAAGGGTCGTTGGCATAGGTGAGCAAAACAGCTGGATCGTTGGTCACCCATCTGGAACCGAGGACTGCCTGCAAAACCTCCAGATCCGGATCGGGGTCGACCTGTGTCGGAGGGGTGCCGGTTTGAAGCCGGTCCCGGACCAGCTGCTTCAAGGCTTTCATCACCGGCAGGGGGCGCATTCCAGTCACGAAATGGCACTGGGTGTCGCAGCAGCCGCACAGGTCGCAGGATGTGGCGATCTCTACCAGCTTTGGAGTGATGGGGATCATGTCCTGGGAGAGGGCATGGTACAGATCCATTCGGCCCTGAGGATAATAGCTTACATAACCATGCTCCTGTCCAGAAGGGCAGAGCCCTGTTCCCAGGGAGTTGATTTTACACATGGCATAGTGACGGCATTGACCGGCTGTTTGCCGCAAGTCATCCGCAGACTGGCTTATCTCTGTTGAACAGCTGGACACTTAGAGCTCCAATGCATTACATGAGTTAATCCTGGAAGGAATTGACGTCCGTATCAGAAATGATTGATAAGGACTGATAAATAATGATACCAAAAGGTAATGATCAGATAAAGGAGGAAGAACAATGCCACATCAAGATTCGAAGCGCTACGATCAACTGTTTGCAAAAGCAAAACTTCATTGACATGGAGATAGATTGCGGAAGATAGAGTCATGAACTATTATTCTCCACACATCTTGGTGTACATGTAAATCATCAGGGGATAAGCCATGAAACAAATGTCAGTAAGACTCCCAGATGAGATGTACGAAAGGCTGAGATCCCTCGCTGATCGTACAGGACGCAGCGCGACATATTATCTTCGGGAGGCTGTGGTAGAGCACCTGGAAGATTTGGAAGATGTCTACATGGCCGAACAAACACTGGAGTATGATTGTACAAAGGGGCAGGCTCATAATTGACACTCTCTTTTTGTCCATAAACATCCACCGGGCAACCCCATGTCAATAAGGACATTTTGCAAAGATAATTAGCTGTTATACGGATTGAAATGCTTACCGAAGCTGAGAAGACCTATCAGAGTGGGATCGTTTCCCGCATGCGGCAGCTCAAAGAGTTTCTGGGCATCAACGAGCTTTCGGAGTCGTCAACCCCGGTAGACTGCTTCAAGTACCTGTCAGCGGTACGGTCGATCCAGGGAAATTTGAACAATGATGTAAGCTTTGCTGCAAGCCTGCTGGCGAAAGAGTATTTGACGACCCGATTCGGAGTTGAGTTAGACGCCGCGGAGAAGCCACAAGGTGCTCCTGGATTGGATATTGACGAACATTCGCATGACGCAGGACGTGTCGTAGGGGAGATCAAGACGACCGTCCCATACCAGATGAATGATTTTGGCGCGCAACAGGCCGCAAGCTTCAAGAAAGACTTCGCGAAGCTTAGCGCCGCCGATGCCGAACATAAGTTCCTATTTGTGACGGATGAGCGGGCATTCGCCGCGTTGCAGAAGGACAAATACACGGCATTGATGCCCGGCATACGCATCGTAAATCTGATATCCGGTGAGGAATATGCCGTATAACACGGCGCTTCATTGGACACGCATGACACGTCCGGTCGGAATCGCACAGTGCTCCATTCTTTTATGCTGCGATTTGGATAAGCCCATGAAAGGAATATTTGATGGAACCTATAGATTTTTGGGAACCAACTGAAGAAACAGTCGATAACTTTTCTGAGCTACAGAGTCTTCTTGAAGAGGTCTTTGCCAAAGGGCCAAAACGTGGACGTACTTTCGCTTGGCGAGGCCAATTAAATGCTGAATGGCCACTTACGAGCTCGCTCTATCGCCGTTTGAAATTGGCTCTTGAAAGGAATCCAGAGGAAAGGGACTTATATAACTTTGAGGGCAAAATTCTCGCTAATGTTCACAGATGGGGCTTGCACATGTCTAAGACCCAAGGGCGACTGTCTGTCTTAAATCAATTGGCTACTATGCAGCACTATGGCGCTCCAACTAGAATGATTGATGTTTCTTTCAATCCATGGATAGGAATTTGGTTTGCTGTAGAGCAGCGATTTGATAACGGTAATGTGCTTTATGTTAATGAGGACGCCAGGGTTTTCGCCATTGATGTCACTGACAGTCTGATCAATGCCAATGACCAGTACCGATCTTGGGAGGATGAGTTAAAACGCCCTTGGAGAGTTGGCCACCCGTGGTCTAAATCATGTAGCCCTGATGAGGGCGGCGATAAAGAACAGTACCTTGAATGGTGTACAAAACCATTTGCATGGAGACCTGCACACTTTGACAATAGGATAGCAGCTCAGAATGGAGGGTTCGTTCTGGGTGGAGCTCCACTATCTTATGGACCAGGAAATAGACCGAATCAATGGCCAAGGGATGGCGGTGGGTACTGGACTATGGATGAAGTTCGTGA
This region of Desulfovermiculus halophilus DSM 18834 genomic DNA includes:
- a CDS encoding FAD-binding oxidoreductase, with translation MDLYHALSQDMIPITPKLVEIATSCDLCGCCDTQCHFVTGMRPLPVMKALKQLVRDRLQTGTPPTQVDPDPDLEVLQAVLGSRWVTNDPAVLLTYANDPYPLAGMCMPRFVAMPGTKNEVASLVRVALDRDIPYVVRGNGGSVFGFVFSQGLVIDMNRMKGIQIDLENWTAVVEPGVTAFELQQEAVRHGLRANTAEPAATVCGNIVCTGLFSTWANVYGVNADHFVDMEFVDSKGDFFRLNQSKAPNAFCFEHRLKDAPGICTQARVRLHPMTADEEGLIIPFETFEEAAAFARDLSQRRIGLALGVLGGHYLSTFMSPSAELADRVRSGLVQSLGLEYAVLMIGDSYAREAVISMGISVIDQDLFRMLMLGLPRLADGEWLDLVAGLDSEQPPYEILFSPEMRPLLEAVLQPGPETAAQAVEMDLRPFYTKLYARPEMTDMVWLTMFRIVSARMSRHKHMFAFLIYVPLHRVEVITGICTELERIAHDHGIQADFGFLTPLDLGKRAILEYDYYLDHQNPLDAEKIGRARLEFEPYLDGLSASTPGVKWLKYIFSQGCARKEAFLYT
- the relB gene encoding type II toxin-antitoxin system RelB family antitoxin, coding for MSVRLPDEMYERLRSLADRTGRSATYYLREAVVEHLEDLEDVYMAEQTLEYDCTKGQAHN
- a CDS encoding FRG domain-containing protein, encoding MEPIDFWEPTEETVDNFSELQSLLEEVFAKGPKRGRTFAWRGQLNAEWPLTSSLYRRLKLALERNPEERDLYNFEGKILANVHRWGLHMSKTQGRLSVLNQLATMQHYGAPTRMIDVSFNPWIGIWFAVEQRFDNGNVLYVNEDARVFAIDVTDSLINANDQYRSWEDELKRPWRVGHPWSKSCSPDEGGDKEQYLEWCTKPFAWRPAHFDNRIAAQNGGFVLGGAPLSYGPGNRPNQWPRDGGGYWTMDEVRDSTSISVHPNRLKSKGRVSSSAVYSIRIRAAAKEKIRKRLQTLFGYEHRTLYPDFAGFAQFGTAKIKNL